One genomic segment of Synechocystis sp. LKSZ1 includes these proteins:
- a CDS encoding phosphodiester glycosidase family protein, protein MLNFIKIYKGFAPGRLFCRGLGSRFWFAGLLLGLVLHGVLSGGISGVQAQGEPSSLQRGTTVKLVGKSYPVAWAQWQDQGQLRTGLSDTGAWQILGLELLSNQQPQRQPVQWFSAQPLPLVARFLSPYRYLDVTELLTDSQPQTQGDSLVLAPPPAEILAVREGQQAWGKRVVLELSRPVYWQSSQAKNEAVISLAATKRRDLGETGQNGPVSAPASIDEDDLGSGAMSAGTPRFYLENLAEGTKVHFHLPTAHKLQVTTLSNPPRLVIDVRPDAPAPRHIAWTQGLTWHQDFVALKSGLRFPVTWLELDPQAPNLRLQPLTATPQGQTGITPLVSLARARQASAAINAGFFNRQTQLPLGALKGDQRWFSGPILNRGALAWNDQGQVKIGRLQLRETLTTDNGQKLEITHLNSGYSQKGLARYSPEWGTVYRPLTDNETVFVVQNQRISQQQVSGKAGQSTIPIPPDGYLLALRGNAFSPNLLATGTRITLESMTIPADFNRYPHLIAGGPLLLDQGQIVLNAEAEKFNASFQQQTASRSAIAVDPRGRILLVAVHHRIGGSGPTLAEMAQLLQALGARSALNLDGGSSTSLVLGDQLIDRSAVTAARINNGLGIFVRP, encoded by the coding sequence ATGTTAAATTTTATCAAAATTTATAAAGGATTTGCCCCTGGGCGGCTCTTCTGCCGGGGATTGGGGAGCCGGTTTTGGTTTGCGGGCCTCCTCCTCGGACTGGTACTCCACGGGGTACTCAGTGGGGGAATTTCCGGAGTTCAGGCCCAAGGGGAACCGAGCTCCTTGCAACGAGGAACAACGGTCAAACTAGTCGGTAAAAGTTACCCAGTGGCTTGGGCCCAATGGCAAGACCAGGGCCAACTCCGAACCGGGCTGAGTGATACTGGCGCCTGGCAAATTTTAGGTCTTGAACTGCTCTCGAATCAACAGCCTCAGCGGCAACCCGTACAGTGGTTCTCGGCGCAACCGCTTCCTCTAGTCGCTCGATTTCTGTCCCCCTATCGTTACCTAGATGTGACGGAATTATTAACCGACAGTCAACCCCAGACCCAGGGAGATTCCTTGGTGCTGGCGCCTCCCCCAGCAGAGATTTTGGCCGTTCGGGAAGGGCAACAGGCCTGGGGCAAACGAGTGGTGCTGGAGCTGTCCCGTCCCGTGTATTGGCAAAGTAGCCAGGCGAAGAATGAAGCGGTCATTTCCCTCGCCGCGACGAAGCGTCGTGATCTTGGGGAAACAGGTCAGAATGGCCCTGTATCGGCTCCCGCTTCCATCGATGAGGACGACCTCGGTAGTGGAGCGATGTCAGCCGGGACTCCTCGTTTTTATCTGGAAAATCTGGCAGAGGGGACAAAAGTTCATTTTCACTTGCCGACTGCTCATAAACTCCAGGTTACGACCCTCTCGAATCCCCCCCGACTGGTGATCGATGTCCGTCCGGATGCGCCGGCCCCTCGGCACATTGCCTGGACTCAGGGCCTAACCTGGCATCAAGATTTTGTGGCCCTGAAAAGTGGCCTCCGTTTTCCCGTCACCTGGCTAGAACTAGACCCCCAAGCCCCGAATTTACGTCTGCAACCGCTAACGGCAACGCCTCAGGGCCAGACGGGCATTACCCCCCTAGTTAGCCTGGCTCGTGCTCGACAGGCCTCCGCGGCTATCAATGCGGGTTTTTTCAATCGCCAGACCCAACTCCCCCTTGGGGCCCTGAAGGGAGATCAGCGTTGGTTTTCGGGCCCAATCCTCAATCGGGGGGCCCTGGCCTGGAATGATCAGGGCCAAGTCAAAATCGGGCGACTGCAATTACGGGAAACGCTAACAACAGATAACGGTCAAAAACTAGAGATTACCCACCTCAACAGTGGCTATAGTCAAAAGGGCCTGGCCCGCTATAGCCCAGAGTGGGGCACCGTCTATCGGCCTCTAACGGATAATGAGACGGTTTTTGTCGTACAAAACCAACGAATTAGCCAACAGCAGGTCAGCGGCAAGGCCGGCCAAAGTACGATCCCTATTCCCCCGGATGGTTATCTACTGGCCCTGCGGGGGAATGCCTTTTCACCGAACCTTTTAGCAACCGGCACTCGGATAACCCTGGAAAGTATGACCATCCCGGCGGATTTCAACCGTTATCCTCATCTCATCGCTGGTGGGCCTCTCTTGCTGGATCAAGGGCAGATCGTTCTCAATGCTGAGGCGGAAAAATTTAATGCCAGTTTCCAACAGCAGACGGCCTCTCGTTCGGCTATTGCGGTGGATCCGCGGGGAAGAATTTTATTGGTGGCAGTGCATCATCGCATTGGTGGTAGTGGGCCAACCCTAGCGGAAATGGCCCAACTGTTACAGGCCCTGGGGGCCCGTTCGGCCCTGAATTTAGATGGAGGTAGTTCCACCTCCCTCGTGTTGGGTGACCAGTTAATCGACCGTTCAGCGGTGACAGCGGCGAGGATTAACAATGGCCTGGGCATTTTTGTTCGGCCCTAA
- a CDS encoding ABC transporter permease: MSRAKALQYYITARLLLAPLMIWTIVTLVFLLLRATPGDPVDAILGNRAPEAAKQALREQLGLNQSLLGQYVDYLGQLLRLDLGESITRQGTTVWQIIQQHFPATVELTVYSLLVAVTVGVSLGVLAASRSGTALDAGGRIFSIVTYSLPVFWAGMLLQLIFAVNLKLFPLGTRFPLSETPPQGWTGLYTLDSLLSGQFGQLATALYYLTLPSLTLGLLLSGIFERMVRINLQQTLAADYVEAARARGIPEGRILLAHALKNALIPVITVLGLTFASLLGGAVLTEVTFSWPGLGNRLYEAIALRDYPTVQGLMIFFGVIVVVMSLLIDIINAYIDPRIRY, from the coding sequence ATGTCTCGTGCAAAAGCGCTTCAATACTACATTACGGCTCGTCTCCTCCTGGCCCCTTTAATGATTTGGACAATTGTAACCCTGGTTTTTCTGCTCCTCCGAGCTACACCAGGAGACCCCGTGGATGCCATTTTGGGCAATCGTGCCCCAGAAGCTGCTAAACAGGCCCTGCGGGAACAATTGGGTCTGAATCAATCCCTACTAGGGCAATACGTTGATTATTTGGGCCAATTACTACGCCTGGACTTGGGGGAGTCAATTACTCGCCAGGGAACTACAGTATGGCAAATCATCCAACAGCATTTTCCGGCAACGGTGGAATTAACGGTCTATAGTCTCTTGGTCGCTGTTACCGTAGGTGTGAGCTTAGGGGTTTTAGCCGCTTCCCGCTCCGGCACAGCCCTGGATGCTGGGGGCCGAATTTTTAGCATCGTGACCTATTCCCTACCGGTTTTTTGGGCCGGGATGTTGCTACAGCTTATTTTTGCTGTCAATTTAAAGCTGTTTCCCCTCGGTACCCGTTTCCCATTAAGTGAAACGCCACCCCAGGGGTGGACGGGCCTGTACACCCTCGATAGTCTCTTGAGTGGGCAGTTTGGCCAACTGGCAACGGCTTTGTACTATCTAACCTTGCCCAGTTTGACCCTCGGCCTATTGCTCAGTGGTATCTTTGAGCGGATGGTGCGGATTAATTTACAACAAACCTTGGCGGCTGATTACGTGGAAGCAGCACGGGCACGGGGCATTCCTGAAGGACGAATTTTGTTGGCCCATGCTCTCAAAAATGCCCTGATTCCGGTGATTACCGTATTGGGATTAACTTTTGCCTCTCTCCTGGGAGGTGCCGTGTTAACGGAGGTCACCTTTTCCTGGCCTGGTCTGGGTAATCGCCTCTACGAAGCCATTGCCCTACGGGACTATCCTACTGTGCAGGGCCTGATGATTTTTTTTGGTGTGATTGTGGTCGTGATGAGTCTACTCATTGACATTATTAATGCCTATATCGACCCCCGCATTCGTTATTAA
- a CDS encoding phosphomannose isomerase type II C-terminal cupin domain — MVSTLTPELTLPAVDSFPGTGVTETRPWGSFTTLEEGNGYKIKRIEVNPGHRLSLQMHYHRSEHWIILSGTAKVTCGDTVELLEANQSTYVPQCTAHRLENPGVIKLVIIEVQNGEYLGEDDIVRFQDDYARL, encoded by the coding sequence ATGGTCTCTACCCTCACACCAGAATTAACTCTGCCCGCCGTGGATTCTTTTCCTGGAACAGGGGTAACGGAAACTCGGCCCTGGGGGTCGTTTACCACCCTAGAGGAGGGGAATGGCTACAAAATTAAACGTATTGAGGTCAATCCTGGCCATCGCCTCAGCCTACAAATGCACTACCATCGCAGTGAGCACTGGATTATTCTTTCGGGAACGGCCAAAGTGACCTGTGGCGATACGGTTGAGTTGCTGGAAGCCAATCAATCCACCTATGTCCCCCAATGTACGGCCCATCGCCTGGAAAATCCGGGGGTAATCAAGTTGGTGATTATCGAAGTCCAAAACGGCGAATATCTGGGCGAGGACGATATTGTGCGTTTTCAAGACGACTATGCTCGTCTTTAG
- a CDS encoding aspartate kinase, whose translation MALIVQKYGGTSVGTVERIQAVAQRVCRTVREGNAVVVVVSAMGKTTDTLVNLAREISPNPSRREMDMLLSTGEQVSIALLSMALQEQGQAAISLTGAQVGIVTEAEHSRARILEIKPDRLSQHLEEGKVVVVAGFQGISSLGQWEITTLGRGGSDTSAVALAAALKADCCEIYTDVPGILTTDPRLVPEAQLMAEITCDEMLELASLGAKVLHPRAVEIARNYGITLVVRSSWSDEPGTKVLAPPPQPRSLVGLEITKAVDGVALDADQAKVALLRVPDRPGVAAKLFREIARQSVDVDLIIQSIHEGNSNDIAFTVVKPALTKAEAVAQAIAPALRSHPNHTEEAEILVEKRIAKIAIAGAGMIGRPGIAAKIFRTLAEAGVNIEMISTSEVKVSCVIEEQDADRAIRLLAEAFGISSSVIQSGQRNEQLPAVRGVALDQHQAQIALRHVPDRPGMAAQIFTALADQNISVDMIIQSQRCRIVQDTPCRDIAFTVAQADLATAQGVLEPLAQSLGSGAVDVNADIAKVSIVGAGMVGQPGVAAQFFEALAQASINIEMIATSDIKISCVVPQAQGVQALKVVHEAFGLAGQTAITVPA comes from the coding sequence ATGGCTCTCATTGTCCAAAAGTACGGTGGTACCTCAGTTGGAACGGTAGAACGCATTCAAGCGGTGGCCCAGCGCGTTTGTCGGACGGTGCGCGAAGGTAATGCTGTCGTGGTTGTTGTTTCGGCTATGGGTAAGACAACGGACACCCTCGTTAACTTGGCCAGGGAAATTTCCCCGAATCCCTCACGGCGGGAAATGGATATGTTGCTTTCAACGGGGGAACAGGTTTCCATTGCCCTTCTCAGTATGGCCCTCCAGGAACAGGGCCAGGCGGCCATTTCCTTAACGGGGGCTCAGGTCGGTATTGTGACGGAGGCCGAGCATAGCCGGGCGCGGATTCTAGAAATTAAGCCGGATCGTTTGAGCCAGCACCTGGAGGAAGGCAAGGTTGTTGTTGTGGCTGGTTTTCAGGGCATTAGTAGCCTAGGCCAGTGGGAAATTACCACTCTGGGCCGGGGCGGTTCGGATACCTCGGCGGTGGCCCTGGCGGCGGCCCTCAAGGCCGATTGCTGTGAAATTTATACCGATGTGCCGGGAATTTTAACCACTGACCCCCGTCTGGTACCAGAGGCCCAACTAATGGCCGAAATCACCTGCGACGAGATGCTCGAGCTAGCCAGTTTAGGGGCCAAAGTCCTTCATCCCCGAGCCGTAGAAATAGCCCGCAATTACGGCATTACCCTAGTGGTGCGTTCCAGTTGGAGTGATGAACCCGGCACGAAAGTATTGGCCCCGCCCCCCCAACCCCGTTCTTTAGTGGGTCTGGAAATTACTAAAGCCGTCGATGGCGTGGCCTTGGATGCCGACCAGGCCAAGGTGGCCCTACTGCGAGTTCCTGACCGCCCTGGGGTCGCCGCTAAACTCTTCCGAGAAATTGCCCGCCAAAGCGTTGATGTGGACTTGATTATTCAATCCATCCACGAAGGCAACAGCAATGATATTGCCTTTACCGTCGTTAAACCGGCTCTCACCAAAGCAGAAGCCGTCGCCCAGGCCATTGCCCCGGCCCTCCGCAGTCACCCCAACCACACTGAAGAAGCCGAAATCCTCGTCGAAAAACGCATTGCTAAAATTGCCATTGCCGGAGCCGGTATGATTGGTCGGCCGGGCATTGCCGCCAAAATTTTTCGTACCCTAGCTGAGGCAGGAGTCAACATCGAGATGATTTCCACCTCGGAAGTAAAGGTGAGTTGCGTGATCGAGGAACAGGATGCTGACCGGGCCATTCGTCTTCTGGCGGAGGCCTTTGGTATTTCCTCTTCCGTGATCCAGTCGGGCCAGCGTAATGAACAGTTACCGGCGGTGCGGGGCGTGGCCTTAGATCAACATCAGGCCCAGATTGCGTTGCGTCATGTTCCCGACCGGCCCGGCATGGCCGCCCAGATTTTTACGGCCCTGGCCGACCAGAATATCAGTGTGGATATGATTATCCAATCCCAGCGCTGTCGCATTGTCCAGGATACGCCCTGCCGTGATATTGCCTTTACCGTGGCTCAGGCTGATCTCGCCACGGCCCAGGGAGTCTTAGAACCCCTAGCCCAGAGCCTTGGCAGTGGGGCCGTCGATGTCAATGCCGATATTGCCAAGGTTAGTATTGTCGGTGCGGGAATGGTGGGCCAACCGGGAGTGGCGGCGCAATTTTTTGAGGCTTTGGCTCAGGCGAGTATCAATATTGAAATGATTGCTACCTCAGATATCAAAATCAGTTGCGTCGTTCCCCAAGCCCAGGGGGTACAGGCCCTTAAAGTCGTCCACGAGGCCTTTGGCCTAGCTGGCCAGACTGCCATTACGGTTCCCGCCTAG